A stretch of the Schistocerca serialis cubense isolate TAMUIC-IGC-003099 chromosome 2, iqSchSeri2.2, whole genome shotgun sequence genome encodes the following:
- the LOC126455804 gene encoding trypsin-1-like: MLRQTLLVLALVACVLGSTLPLRRLSHTGPARRFAVSRGRIYGGHDATRGEFPYQVSLQYVLLFFQYHNCGGSIISSNAILTAGHCAVDIGHYVAVAGDYDLSSNEGSEQEIRVSEQVVHPDYPG; this comes from the exons ATGCTGAGGCAGACGCTCCTCGTCTTGGCGCTCGTCGCCTGTGTCCTGG GTTCGACTCTGCCACTGCGTCGTCTGTCCCACACTGGACCAGCTCGCCGTTTCGCTGTCTCCAGGGGACGCATCTACGGGGGACACGACGCCACCAGAG GTGAGTTTCCTTATCAGGTGTCCCTGCAGTACGTGCTGCTGTTTTTCCAGTACCACAACTGTGGCGGCTCCATCATTTCTAGCAATGCCATCCTCACCGCTGGACACTGTGCTGTCGACATTGGACACTACGTC GCTGTGGCTGGAGACTACGACTTAAGCAGCAACGAGGGGAGTGAACAGGAGATTCGAGTCTCAGAGCAGGTCGTACATCCCGACTATCCTGGGTGA